The following DNA comes from Frankia casuarinae.
GCCTCGCAGAGCGAGCGGGTCGACGTCGTGAAGCTTGAGCGCGACTCCCGCGGTGAGGTCGGCTCGACGGGACCGACCACTGTGCCGGGGTACGGCCGGTGAGCCTGCCGATCCTCACCGCTGTCACCGATGCGATGGTCGAGGCCGGCCTGGTCTCGGCCTTCGATCGTCGCGACCTCGGGGTTACGGTGGTGCGCCGCTGCGTCGACCTGCCGGACCTGCTGGCCGCGGCGACCACCGGCGCGGCCCGGGCCGCCCTGCTGTCCGCGGACCTGCGCCGGCTCGACCGGGATGCGCTGACCCGCCTGGCCATGGCGGGCATCGCGGTGGTCGGGCTGACCGCCCCCGGCGACGAGGACGGCGACCGGCGGCTGCGGCAACTCGGCGTGGCCGCGGTCATCCCCTCGGACGCCACCGCGGAGGTCATCGCGGGAGCGGTCGTCGAGGCATCCCGGGCGCTGGCGACGAACGCGGCCGCGCCGGCGACCTGGGCGTCCGGTTCGTACAGCGAACCACTCGTCGGGTTCGGGCCGCTCGCCCCGGCCATCGACGTCACCGACGGTGTGGGGCCGATCGAACCGGGCGACGGCCGGGTGGGCCGGGTGATTGCGGTATGGGGTCCGGCCGGCGCGCCGGGACGCACCACGATCGCGCTGTGCCTGGCCGCCGAACTCGCCGGGCTGGGGACCTCCACCCTGCTGGTGGACGCCGACTCCTACGGCGGCGCGGTCGGGCAGCTCGTCGGCCTGCTCGAGGAGGCCCCCGGTCTGGCCGCGGCGGCCCGGTCGGCCAACCAGGGGCTGCTGGACGTGCCCCGGCTCGCCGTACTGTGCCGGGATCTGGGCGGCGGCCTGCGAGTGCTGCCCGGCATCTCCCGCCCCTCGCGGTGGCCCGAGCTACGCCCGGCATCCGTTGAGACCGTGCTGTCGATGGCCCGGCGTCTGGCGTCCTTCGTCGTCGTGGACTGCGGGTTCTGCCTGGAGACGGACGAGGAACTGTCGTTCGACACCTCCGCGCCCCGGCGTAACGGAGCGACGCTAGCCGTGCTGGGCGCGGCCGACGTCGTGCTGGCGGTGGCGTCCGCCGAACCGGTCGGTCTGGTCCGGTTCGTGCGGGGACTGTCCGACCTGCGGGAGACCGTCCCCGCCGTCGACCCGCTTGTCGTGGTGAACCGGCTGCGCGCCTCGGTTGTGGGCGCGGACCCGGCCCGCGAGGTCAGTCGGGCGATTCTGCGCCACACCGGGACCGAGCCGGTGGCCCTGGTGCCCTACGACCTCGCCGGGCTGGACGCCGCCCAGGTGGCCGGACAGCTCCTGCGTGACATCGCTCCGACCTCCCCGGCCCGGCTGGCGATCAGGGAGCTGGCTGGCCGGCTGCTTGGCCGCCCGGCGGCTCCCCGCCGTCGGCGGGGGAGCCTGCGGCGCCAGGCCCGGTGATCTTGGTGGGCGGGTGGGCCGTCCCGACGTACGAGCCAGAGCCGCATCCCCTGCTGGGCCTGCCGCTGGGCCTGCTGCCGTTCGGCTGATCGCTCGCGCGGTGTCGGCAACTCACGGTTACGCCCTTGGCGTAACCGTGACATAAAGTATTCGCACCATCATTCCGGCGTAGTGGGAGCGGTTACGGCGAGCAATTTAGGGGCATCGCTATGTGGAGGGACTTCGGTCAAGTCGTGAGAGGGATCTTGCTGATAGCTTTCGATCTTATAAGATTTACTACATAGAGTAACTTTCTTAATTCATAGAGTCTGAGATGCGAGAGAAGTCGCACAAGAAAGTCGCGCAACGTAGCATCGTATATGTATCTGTGAGCGGTCTCTTTCGGCAACGTTACGTTAGTGGGAGCATGCCTCGCCAGCGCCACACGAGTCGTACCTTGATCTCCTATGGGCGCGACGAGAGGTACGTGATGCTCGTTCGAGACGGCTGGGGGTGTGTCGGGTGAGCCGAGAGTACGCGAAGGCCGTGGGCGCCCGGTTGCGGGCGATTCGGATACAGCAGGGTCTGTCGCTGCAGGGAGTGGAGCAGAAGTCGCGGGGGCGGTGGAAGACCGCTGCCGTTGGTTCCTATGAGCGCGGTGACCGCATGATCAGCGTGCATCAGCTCTCCGAACTCGCGGGATTCTACGGAGTCCCGGTCTCGGCGCTGTTGCCCAACGAGGATCAGCTGCCGCCGCGGGAGCGTCGCCCACGTACGGTGCTCAACCTGGAGAAGCTGAGCGAGGCTCCGCCGGACTCCTCTGCTCTCGTTCGTCGGTGGGTCGCCCAGATCCAGCGCCAACGGGACGACTACGCCGGCCGCGTGCTGTCCATCCGGGATGGCGACGTGCGTGCGCTCGCCCTGCTCCACGACACGACCCCCCAGGAGTTCGCCGAGCGGCTGCGGACCTGGGGAGTGCTGGAGACCAGTTTCCCCGAAGAGAGTAGCGAGGAGCCGCCGGAGTAGTCCGGTGGACTGCCCGGGCGCTTCGAGCGCCGAGAGCAGCAAGGTACGGTCAACGCGGACCGTGGACTGCTACTGGCCCATCCCCGGCCGTCCCGACGCGGCGGGCACGCCGTTCGTGGGCGGCCCGGCCCAGGTGCGACCGGGCGGCCCACATGGCAGCGAGCATGCCGGGCGGCGGGCATCCCAGCGCGATGCGTCTCCCTTCCCGGTCGCCGCGCCGGGAGGTGGACTATGACCAGGAAACGGGCCCCACGCAGAGGTCTGGTCCTGGGGGCCGGTGGAGTGCTCGGCTCCGCCTGGATGATCGGCGCGATGCGGGCGGTCGAGACCGCGACCGGCCGCGACCTGAGCGGAGCCGACCTGGTGGTCGGCACGTCCGCCGGCTCGGTGGTCGCGGCCCTGCTCGGTCTGGGGATCGGCATCGACGTGATGGCCAATTCCGAGCGGGGGATCTACGAGGCGGGTGATCCCGTTCTTGACTACCGCGACCTCGGTGCCTCCCTACCCCCGCGCCCCCGGATGCGCATGGGCTCACCGAGGCTGCTGACGGCCAGCGCCCGGCACCCCCGGCGGTCCTCGCCGATGGTCACGCTGGCGGCGATGCTTCCACAGGGCCGTGGGAAGATCTCCGCGGTCGGCGATCTGGTGACCGCGGCGATGGACCGCAAGGGCCTCGATCCGACCGAATGGCCGACCAGGCCCGCGCTGCGGGTGGTGGCCATGAACTTCGACACCGGTGAGCGCGTGCTGTTCGGCGTGGCCGATGCGCCTCGGGCGACCTTGTCCGAGGCGGTGATGGCGTCGTGTGCCATTCCCGGCTGGTACGCCCCGGTCACGGTGGACGGCCAGCGGTTCGTCGACGGCGGAACCCGATCGCCCGCATCAGTCGATCTTCTTGCCGACGCGGGCCTCGCGGAGATCCTGGTGCTCGCCCCGGCCTGCTCGTTCCAACTCGACCGACCCCGTGGCACGGTGGCCCGGGTCGAACGCCAGGTCCGCCGGGCCGCCACCCGCCGGCTGATGCGGGAGGTCGAGATGGTGGAGGCGGCGGGCACCCGGGTGACGGTGCTCTGCCCAGGTCCGGAGGACCTCGAGGTCATCGGCGGAAACGTGATGGATCTGACCCGGCGGGCCCAGGTGTTCGAGACGGCGCTGCGTACGACGGGCGAGGCCCTGCATGTCGCCGCCCGTTCCGCCCGTTCCGGCGTGGCCGGGGCCACCGACGACGGGGCCACCGACGACGCCGAGGCGAGGGGGGGCCGGCTCGGGCTCGGCCTGGCTGGCTGACCGGGTTCTCGTGGCTGACTGGGTTCTCGTGGCTGACTGGGTTCTCGTGGCTGACCGGGTCCTCGTGGCCGGCTCGCCCCGGTTGGTTGCACACTGAGCGGGTGCGCATCTATCTCCCGTCCACGCTGGCCGTCGCCCGATCGGTCTGGGAATCCGCGCGCATCCCCCCAGGCACCGGATTCGCGGTCACCCCCGCGACGCGTGAGTGGTACGCCCAGTCGGAGTCCGAGGAGGAGTTGGAGTACGCGGCGCTGCACGACGCCGGCCGGGCGAGCCTGCGACTGCTGGACGCCGACCCGTCCGCGCCGCGCCGGCGCGTGGTCTTCGTGGCCGATGTCGCGGACGGCGAGGTGCGGGTACGCGACGATCTTGAGCGGGGTGCCGTCGAGGTGGACTTCCCGGTGCCGTGGTCGGCCGCGCAGGCCATCCATGTCGACGACGGAGACGACGAGGAGGTCGTCGCGGCGGTCGCGGCGGCGGCGAAGTGCATCGTCGAGGCCGATCTCGGTGGGGATGACGCCGCCTTCACCGTGGACAGCGTCGAGGGCTTCGAACTGCTGTGGTTCGCGCCTCAGGAGCTTCCCGATCTTCTCTGACCCCGGCGGAGACGCGGATGTTGAGTGCGCGGGGGTGACCCCCGCGCGGTGGAGGTCACCCCCGCACGGGGGAGGAGACCACGCACGTTGACGGCTCGTTGGGGCATGCTGTCTGGACTGGTGACCAGCTGGCGTGAAATGTTCCCGACGGGCGGCCCTCGTGGTTGTCTTTCCAGGCTCCTCCCTGGGGTGCTGTTCGTCGTCTGACGTCCGTGAACGGTGATTTCCCACCCAGGGAGATCGACGTGGCCAACGGTTGAACCTCCCCGGGTGCGGCCGATGTCGGGCGTTGCGAATAATGCTGGGGAGCCTTGCGGCGGCGACCGGGTCACCACCTGGATGGCGCCGAGGGGGCTCCACTTTCCACAACCTTCGTACCGAGATGTCACCCCCGCTGGCAGGTGTGATCTCGACCGACCCACCGCGGTAAGGAGGCTGGCAGCCCATGCTGTACCTCGCCGGGCAGATCCTGGCGTACGTGCTGGTGGCGATG
Coding sequences within:
- a CDS encoding transcriptional regulator; translated protein: MSREYAKAVGARLRAIRIQQGLSLQGVEQKSRGRWKTAAVGSYERGDRMISVHQLSELAGFYGVPVSALLPNEDQLPPRERRPRTVLNLEKLSEAPPDSSALVRRWVAQIQRQRDDYAGRVLSIRDGDVRALALLHDTTPQEFAERLRTWGVLETSFPEESSEEPPE
- a CDS encoding DUF6912 family protein — protein: MRIYLPSTLAVARSVWESARIPPGTGFAVTPATREWYAQSESEEELEYAALHDAGRASLRLLDADPSAPRRRVVFVADVADGEVRVRDDLERGAVEVDFPVPWSAAQAIHVDDGDDEEVVAAVAAAAKCIVEADLGGDDAAFTVDSVEGFELLWFAPQELPDLL
- a CDS encoding AAA family ATPase; the encoded protein is MSLPILTAVTDAMVEAGLVSAFDRRDLGVTVVRRCVDLPDLLAAATTGAARAALLSADLRRLDRDALTRLAMAGIAVVGLTAPGDEDGDRRLRQLGVAAVIPSDATAEVIAGAVVEASRALATNAAAPATWASGSYSEPLVGFGPLAPAIDVTDGVGPIEPGDGRVGRVIAVWGPAGAPGRTTIALCLAAELAGLGTSTLLVDADSYGGAVGQLVGLLEEAPGLAAAARSANQGLLDVPRLAVLCRDLGGGLRVLPGISRPSRWPELRPASVETVLSMARRLASFVVVDCGFCLETDEELSFDTSAPRRNGATLAVLGAADVVLAVASAEPVGLVRFVRGLSDLRETVPAVDPLVVVNRLRASVVGADPAREVSRAILRHTGTEPVALVPYDLAGLDAAQVAGQLLRDIAPTSPARLAIRELAGRLLGRPAAPRRRRGSLRRQAR
- a CDS encoding patatin-like phospholipase family protein, translating into MTRKRAPRRGLVLGAGGVLGSAWMIGAMRAVETATGRDLSGADLVVGTSAGSVVAALLGLGIGIDVMANSERGIYEAGDPVLDYRDLGASLPPRPRMRMGSPRLLTASARHPRRSSPMVTLAAMLPQGRGKISAVGDLVTAAMDRKGLDPTEWPTRPALRVVAMNFDTGERVLFGVADAPRATLSEAVMASCAIPGWYAPVTVDGQRFVDGGTRSPASVDLLADAGLAEILVLAPACSFQLDRPRGTVARVERQVRRAATRRLMREVEMVEAAGTRVTVLCPGPEDLEVIGGNVMDLTRRAQVFETALRTTGEALHVAARSARSGVAGATDDGATDDAEARGGRLGLGLAG